A region of Polyangia bacterium DNA encodes the following proteins:
- a CDS encoding deoxyguanosinetriphosphate triphosphohydrolase, with translation MNIREQLEADEEAVLSPFAQKSRSSRGRAKPEPPDPVRPIFQHDRDRIIHSKAFRRLAGKTQVFLAPEGDHYRTRITHTLEVAQIARTVTRALRLNESLTEAIVMGHDLGHTPFGHAGEKVLAKLMPDGFHHVKQSLRVVEVLERDGRGLNLSVEVRDGILKHSKGKGHIISDNANLMAMTLEGQIVRISDIVAYVNHDLDDAVRGRVVNASDVPKGILAVLGASHSDRVARMVNDMVDSSRLEEKRQIRMTDEVLDALIALRDYLYETVYERDEIRGEFEKAQRIIGELWAYFHNHADEFRSKHWPKGVPESDGLSRAIADFITGMTDRYALRTYEEYFLPRRWTVY, from the coding sequence ATGAACATCCGCGAGCAGCTGGAAGCCGACGAGGAGGCAGTGCTGTCCCCGTTCGCCCAAAAAAGCCGGTCAAGCCGCGGTCGCGCCAAGCCCGAGCCGCCCGATCCGGTGCGGCCCATCTTCCAGCACGATCGCGATCGGATCATTCATTCAAAGGCGTTTCGGCGCCTGGCCGGGAAGACGCAGGTTTTTCTGGCGCCCGAGGGCGATCACTACCGCACGCGCATCACCCACACGCTGGAGGTGGCGCAGATCGCCCGCACCGTCACCCGCGCGTTGCGCCTGAACGAATCGCTGACCGAGGCCATCGTGATGGGCCACGACCTTGGCCACACGCCGTTCGGCCACGCCGGCGAGAAGGTGCTGGCCAAGCTGATGCCGGACGGTTTTCACCACGTCAAACAGTCGCTGCGCGTGGTCGAGGTGCTGGAACGCGACGGGCGCGGCCTGAACCTCAGCGTCGAGGTGCGTGACGGCATCTTGAAGCACTCGAAGGGCAAAGGGCACATCATCTCGGACAACGCGAATCTCATGGCCATGACGCTGGAAGGACAGATCGTCCGCATCAGCGACATCGTCGCCTACGTGAACCACGATCTCGACGACGCGGTTCGTGGTCGGGTGGTGAACGCCAGCGACGTGCCGAAAGGGATCCTGGCCGTGCTGGGCGCTTCGCACAGCGATCGGGTGGCGCGCATGGTCAACGACATGGTCGATTCGTCTCGCCTGGAAGAAAAGCGCCAGATCCGCATGACCGACGAAGTCCTGGACGCGCTGATCGCGCTGCGCGACTACCTCTACGAAACGGTCTACGAACGCGACGAGATCCGCGGCGAGTTCGAGAAGGCGCAGCGGATCATCGGCGAGCTGTGGGCCTACTTTCACAATCACGCCGACGAATTTCGCTCCAAGCACTGGCCGAAAGGCGTTCCCGAGTCCGACGGCCTTTCGCGCGCCATCGCCGACTTCATCACCGGGATGACTGATCGCTACGCCCTGCGCACGTACGAAGAATACTTCCTGCCCCGTCGCTGGACCGTTTACTGA
- the rnr gene encoding ribonuclease R — MSIEETSSRIPSSRAPARKLTGRIKIHPVGYGFVVPDDKSEDVHISARSRGAAMDADSVEIEAWQGVRGFEGRVLRVIARGRAKITGQLARAGKQMILQPDDPRITGPVSLSGHVAQTLVGQAVVAEITRYPDVPDGPLAAEVLKVLGDPDDPRTEVEKVLACADVTEEFPDDVARQAEYLPKEVQPEDLIDREDLRHIEFTTIDPETARDFDDAVAIERLPNNGTRLWVAVADVSHYVREGAPVDSEARKRGCSIYLPNRAIPMLPEPLSAHICSLVPEEDRLAMVVRIDFDRQINIIDTDFCAAVIHSRARLDYPGVAAALAGDTRGKRKKYEPFLPSLRAMVSLARNLNAQRVRRGALNFDLPEPKVELDDDDPRLVRAISKSRRDPGERQAYSMIEEFMLAANEAVARSFHQRNEDALWRIHDAPDRGRMEEFATLAEHYGIPIDVDDARTPLGLHRVLDRLKDHPAEKPLSFQMLRSLKQATYDVVNIGHFGLASSDYLHFTSPIRRYPDLIDHRLLKSRLAGQGKPSGGWRKPADAPVPDRAALQKMAAESSFSERQAMEVEREVVDLYRAFFLRDRIGDVFDGTISGVAGFGVFVVIDDPFVEGLVRLEALSDDYYVYDEPACRLVGRRSGRTFALGDTVKVEVQSVSVVRRKVDFALHEHRAAERTEVYGRGDDGAGRGRHRRGESDRHRGKAERPHFPVDKSTRGGASAAGGKGKPRGKSKPSGKPSKGPSKRKGKPRR, encoded by the coding sequence TTGAGTATTGAAGAGACAAGTTCACGAATTCCCTCGTCGCGCGCCCCTGCGCGAAAATTAACCGGGCGGATCAAGATCCACCCGGTCGGCTATGGCTTCGTCGTCCCCGACGACAAGTCCGAAGACGTCCACATCTCGGCCCGCAGCCGGGGCGCTGCCATGGACGCCGACAGCGTCGAGATCGAGGCCTGGCAAGGCGTGCGCGGATTCGAGGGCCGCGTGCTGCGGGTGATCGCCCGCGGCCGCGCCAAGATCACCGGACAGCTGGCCCGCGCCGGCAAGCAAATGATCCTGCAGCCCGACGATCCGCGTATCACCGGCCCGGTCAGCCTGAGCGGCCACGTCGCGCAGACGCTGGTCGGCCAGGCGGTGGTCGCCGAGATCACCCGCTACCCCGACGTGCCCGACGGCCCACTGGCCGCCGAGGTGCTGAAGGTGCTGGGCGATCCCGATGATCCGCGCACCGAGGTCGAGAAGGTGCTGGCCTGCGCCGACGTCACCGAGGAATTTCCCGACGACGTCGCCCGCCAGGCCGAGTACCTGCCGAAAGAGGTGCAGCCGGAAGATCTGATCGACCGCGAAGATCTCCGCCACATCGAGTTCACCACCATCGATCCCGAGACCGCGCGCGACTTCGACGACGCGGTGGCGATCGAACGGCTGCCCAACAACGGAACGCGGCTGTGGGTGGCGGTGGCTGACGTCTCGCACTATGTCCGCGAGGGCGCGCCCGTCGACTCCGAGGCGCGCAAGCGTGGCTGCAGCATCTACTTGCCCAACCGGGCCATCCCCATGCTGCCCGAGCCGCTGTCGGCGCACATCTGTTCGCTGGTACCAGAAGAAGACCGGCTGGCGATGGTGGTGCGCATCGATTTCGATCGGCAGATCAACATCATCGACACGGACTTCTGCGCGGCGGTGATTCACTCCCGGGCGCGGCTGGATTATCCGGGCGTGGCGGCGGCGCTGGCCGGCGACACGCGCGGCAAGCGCAAGAAGTACGAACCGTTCTTGCCGTCGCTGCGGGCGATGGTCAGCCTGGCGCGAAATCTGAACGCCCAGCGCGTCCGGCGCGGGGCCTTGAACTTCGATCTGCCCGAGCCCAAGGTCGAGCTTGACGACGACGATCCGCGCCTGGTGCGGGCCATCAGCAAATCGCGCCGCGATCCGGGCGAGCGCCAGGCCTATTCAATGATCGAAGAGTTCATGCTGGCGGCCAACGAAGCGGTGGCCCGCAGCTTTCACCAGCGCAACGAAGACGCCCTCTGGCGCATCCACGACGCTCCCGACCGCGGCCGCATGGAAGAGTTCGCCACGCTGGCCGAACACTACGGCATCCCCATCGACGTCGACGACGCGCGCACGCCGCTCGGCTTGCACCGCGTGCTGGATCGGTTGAAGGATCACCCGGCGGAAAAGCCGCTGTCGTTCCAGATGTTGCGCTCGCTGAAGCAGGCGACGTACGACGTGGTGAACATCGGCCACTTCGGGCTGGCCTCGTCGGACTACCTGCACTTCACGTCGCCGATCCGGCGCTATCCGGATCTGATCGACCACCGCCTCCTGAAAAGCCGGCTGGCCGGGCAGGGCAAGCCGTCGGGCGGCTGGCGCAAGCCCGCCGACGCGCCGGTGCCGGATCGCGCGGCCCTGCAAAAGATGGCCGCCGAGTCTTCGTTCTCTGAACGCCAGGCGATGGAGGTCGAGCGCGAGGTGGTCGATCTCTATCGCGCGTTTTTCCTGCGCGATCGCATCGGAGACGTCTTCGACGGAACCATCTCCGGTGTGGCCGGCTTCGGCGTGTTCGTGGTCATCGACGATCCGTTCGTCGAAGGCCTGGTGCGCCTGGAAGCGTTGTCCGACGATTACTATGTTTATGACGAGCCGGCCTGCCGGCTGGTCGGGCGGCGTTCGGGGCGGACGTTTGCCCTCGGTGACACCGTCAAGGTCGAGGTGCAGTCGGTCAGCGTGGTCCGCCGCAAGGTTGACTTCGCGCTGCACGAACACCGCGCCGCCGAACGGACCGAGGTCTACGGACGCGGCGACGACGGCGCGGGTCGCGGGCGTCACCGGCGCGGCGAGAGCGATCGCCACCGCGGCAAGGCCGAGCGCCCGCACTTTCCCGTCGACAAAAGCACGCGCGGCGGGGCCAGCGCGGCCGGCGGCAAAGGCAAGCCGCGCGGCAAGAGCAAACCCTCGGGCAAGCCCAGCAAAGGCCCGAGCAAGCGCAAAGGAAAACCCCGCCGATGA
- a CDS encoding PQQ-binding-like beta-propeller repeat protein, whose product MWRVWVLVGLLPVLLAACATTMNPCASDRDCKLQRICETGTCVWPPPPGARVRPPLAGAPPGAPNAPTAPPFPPIVKEPVLPMFRLGVLHRGRSPFLLPAKKPAVWWTFSTGGPITSSPAVADDGAVLFGSHDGRVYSVTHDGTLRWSHLTGDIIFSSPAIGHDGGIVVGSDDDHLYAFPAGSDKPRWSFQVGSCPQRVGIGPDASRCDVDAGPTIGPDGAIYTGGDGVYAINPDGTLRWRFATGGHVSSAPAVMPDGTVVAGSQDDLVYGINPNGTKRWDFRTGGDVESSPAIGEDGTIYIGSDDSKLYALGPDGVMRWALTTGGDIRASAALGNGDVYIGSFDALFYAVRLDGTLDWTFRTGDRILSSALIDAKGAVLFGSQDDRLYALEPDGQLRWSVELGGDVDSSPALAADGTIFVGSDDRKLYALRSTVIPGRPTQPPQ is encoded by the coding sequence ATGTGGCGTGTTTGGGTGCTGGTCGGGCTTTTGCCCGTGCTGCTGGCCGCGTGCGCGACCACGATGAACCCGTGCGCGTCGGATCGTGACTGCAAGCTGCAGCGGATCTGCGAAACCGGCACGTGCGTGTGGCCGCCGCCCCCCGGGGCGCGCGTTCGCCCACCGCTGGCAGGCGCCCCGCCGGGCGCGCCGAACGCGCCCACGGCGCCACCGTTCCCGCCGATCGTGAAAGAGCCGGTGCTGCCGATGTTTCGCCTGGGTGTCCTGCACCGTGGGCGATCGCCGTTCTTGTTACCGGCGAAGAAGCCGGCGGTGTGGTGGACGTTCTCCACCGGTGGTCCCATCACCTCGTCGCCGGCGGTGGCCGACGACGGAGCGGTGCTGTTCGGGTCGCACGATGGGCGCGTCTACAGCGTGACCCACGACGGGACCTTGCGCTGGTCGCACCTGACCGGCGACATCATCTTCAGCTCGCCGGCGATCGGCCACGACGGCGGGATCGTCGTCGGCTCCGACGACGACCACCTGTACGCCTTTCCCGCCGGCAGCGACAAACCGCGCTGGAGTTTCCAGGTTGGATCGTGCCCCCAGCGCGTGGGCATCGGACCCGATGCCAGCCGCTGCGACGTCGACGCCGGTCCCACCATCGGCCCCGACGGGGCCATCTACACCGGCGGCGACGGCGTGTACGCCATCAACCCGGACGGCACCTTGCGCTGGCGCTTCGCCACCGGCGGGCACGTGTCATCGGCGCCGGCGGTGATGCCTGACGGGACCGTGGTCGCCGGCAGTCAGGACGATCTGGTTTACGGCATCAACCCCAACGGCACCAAGCGCTGGGATTTCCGCACCGGCGGCGACGTCGAATCCAGCCCGGCCATCGGCGAGGACGGCACGATCTACATCGGCTCCGACGATTCCAAGTTGTACGCCCTCGGTCCCGACGGGGTGATGCGCTGGGCCCTGACCACCGGCGGCGACATCCGCGCGTCGGCGGCGCTGGGCAACGGCGACGTCTACATCGGGTCGTTCGACGCGCTTTTTTACGCGGTTCGTCTGGACGGGACGCTGGACTGGACCTTCCGCACCGGCGACCGCATCTTGTCGTCGGCGCTGATCGACGCCAAGGGCGCGGTGCTGTTCGGCTCGCAGGACGATCGTTTGTACGCGCTCGAGCCCGACGGCCAGCTGCGCTGGTCGGTCGAGCTCGGCGGCGACGTCGACAGCTCGCCGGCGCTGGCCGCCGACGGAACCATCTTTGTCGGCTCGGATGATCGCAAGCTCTATGCGCTGCGATCCACTGTGATTCCGGGCCGACCAACACAACCACCACAGTGA
- a CDS encoding alkaline phosphatase: MRLLSAAPLLFLVALAASGCHKAAPAPAPPAETAAAASDAHDDGQAIAATAAAATVPAARANLAKGAIRHVIIVSEDGLRPDALMDVHPPVHEAIMHKGSWSLVAQTIRHASTLPSHAAMLSGFDMKEHGLSWNSWQPQRGYILVPTIFDAASKAGDKAAAFVGKRKLEHIAHPGSVDVFSRPGFFCKKVVEEATRYFVDKRPQVEFIHFSDPDERGHAVGWMSDPQMDAIRHTDRCLGTLVDAVTAAGLDDQTLFILSADHGGHGRNHSGAIKEDRLIPWIAWGPGVRPNHRIRTPISTVDTAATALWALGYPGPPGMLGRPVLEAFDASIGGTDPASTTAVAPTAVPAAAPVTR, from the coding sequence ATGCGTTTGTTGTCGGCCGCGCCGCTGTTGTTCCTGGTGGCGCTCGCGGCGTCCGGATGCCACAAGGCCGCGCCTGCACCCGCGCCACCGGCAGAGACGGCCGCGGCCGCCAGCGACGCGCACGACGACGGCCAGGCGATCGCCGCCACCGCTGCGGCGGCGACCGTCCCCGCCGCTCGCGCGAACCTGGCCAAAGGCGCCATTCGTCACGTCATCATCGTCAGCGAAGATGGCTTGCGCCCGGACGCGCTGATGGACGTTCACCCGCCGGTGCACGAAGCGATCATGCACAAGGGATCATGGTCGCTGGTGGCGCAGACCATCCGGCATGCGTCGACGCTGCCTTCGCACGCGGCGATGTTGTCCGGGTTCGATATGAAGGAACACGGCCTCAGCTGGAATTCGTGGCAGCCGCAACGCGGGTACATCCTGGTGCCGACCATCTTCGATGCCGCGTCCAAGGCCGGCGACAAGGCCGCTGCTTTCGTCGGCAAGCGCAAGCTGGAACACATCGCCCACCCCGGCTCGGTCGACGTGTTTTCGCGCCCGGGGTTCTTCTGCAAGAAAGTCGTCGAGGAAGCGACTCGCTATTTCGTCGACAAGCGCCCGCAGGTCGAGTTCATTCACTTCTCCGATCCCGACGAGCGCGGCCACGCCGTGGGCTGGATGTCCGATCCGCAGATGGACGCCATCCGCCACACCGATCGCTGCCTGGGCACGCTGGTCGACGCCGTCACCGCCGCCGGCCTGGACGATCAAACCCTGTTCATTCTGTCGGCCGATCACGGCGGCCACGGCCGCAATCATTCGGGCGCCATCAAGGAAGATCGTTTGATCCCATGGATCGCCTGGGGCCCGGGCGTGCGCCCGAACCACCGCATCCGCACCCCGATCAGCACCGTCGACACCGCGGCGACGGCGTTGTGGGCGCTCGGTTATCCCGGTCCGCCGGGCATGCTGGGGCGTCCGGTGTTGGAGGCGTTCGACGCCAGCATCGGCGGCACCGATCCCGCGAGTACCACGGCGGTCGCACCGACGGCAGTACCAGCCGCGGCCCCGGTCACGCGATAG
- a CDS encoding response regulator, translating to MVESDAAPRPLEALRNAARGGQERFLVGLSDATERRRFAAALGTEGYVLEVGTNEQAITRLADESFDLAIMDLDDPAATQDLLAASRELRPFSDIVLVAASDPQRCGETFGRETAAVLPRPLPEVEALLRAHVKRLAGFRRARTRGLLIMNAFAGHRDELVASEPDLARELDAMLIQARQDPTIIVMGDDDLKAAAGARTASASTHPDAVVVGLEGRQLLDARLAEVRARATGAAVVIVDAAPTSERLRDALYGGVRAYLPRTSLNLLGRVVASVSKRRQGEAIGVKLIEHLAKVGVLTNQDTERTPAPHRDIDIRLIADASTPRARTPVVPTGHEVLVVDDEAVVLTVLREALRRGGFRVTTAASAEEAIDLMQKRRFDLVLTDKNLPGASGLEVLRQARLLSPAPAIVLITGYSSYDTAVEALDIGAHDYIEKPIRDVEDLRFRIRRALSRRDEQLARPRITRSGGNAGRILLVEVEGTRRQLLADYLGKTYQVTAAKDGDDALELIKHQQYDLVLSDRHLSGSSGLRVIEHAQRLLPHCASVLYTAYPSYESVKEAFATGVDAYLVRPGDDLKKLGDKVAEALGGRGGILLG from the coding sequence ATGGTGGAAAGCGACGCTGCCCCGCGGCCACTGGAAGCGTTGCGAAACGCGGCGCGCGGCGGCCAGGAACGATTTCTGGTGGGATTGTCCGACGCCACCGAGCGCCGCCGCTTCGCCGCGGCGCTGGGCACGGAAGGCTACGTGCTGGAGGTGGGCACCAACGAACAGGCGATCACCCGCCTGGCCGACGAGTCGTTCGATCTAGCGATCATGGACCTGGACGATCCGGCGGCGACGCAAGATCTTCTGGCGGCCTCGCGCGAGCTGCGGCCATTTTCGGACATCGTGCTGGTGGCGGCCAGCGATCCGCAGCGCTGCGGCGAGACCTTCGGGCGCGAGACCGCCGCCGTGCTGCCGCGCCCGCTGCCCGAGGTCGAGGCCCTGCTGCGCGCCCACGTCAAACGGCTGGCTGGTTTCCGTCGCGCCCGCACCCGCGGCCTCCTGATCATGAACGCCTTCGCCGGCCACCGCGACGAGTTGGTGGCGTCCGAGCCGGATCTGGCGCGCGAGCTGGACGCCATGCTGATCCAGGCTCGACAAGACCCGACCATCATTGTCATGGGCGATGACGATCTGAAGGCCGCCGCCGGCGCTCGAACGGCAAGCGCCAGCACCCACCCCGACGCGGTGGTGGTCGGGCTGGAAGGCCGGCAGCTTCTGGACGCGCGGCTGGCCGAGGTGCGGGCCCGGGCCACCGGCGCGGCGGTGGTGATCGTCGACGCCGCGCCGACGAGCGAGCGCCTGCGCGACGCGCTTTACGGCGGCGTGCGCGCGTATCTGCCGCGGACGTCCCTGAATTTGCTCGGTCGGGTGGTGGCGTCGGTGTCCAAGCGCCGGCAAGGCGAGGCCATCGGCGTCAAGCTGATCGAGCACCTGGCCAAGGTCGGCGTGCTGACCAACCAGGACACCGAACGCACGCCCGCCCCTCACCGCGACATCGACATCCGTTTGATCGCCGACGCCTCGACGCCGCGCGCCCGCACACCGGTGGTGCCGACCGGGCACGAAGTCCTGGTGGTCGACGACGAGGCGGTGGTGCTGACCGTGCTGCGCGAGGCGCTGCGGCGCGGAGGTTTCCGCGTCACCACCGCCGCGTCGGCCGAAGAGGCCATCGACCTGATGCAAAAGCGCCGTTTCGATCTGGTGCTGACCGACAAGAACCTGCCCGGCGCGTCCGGCCTGGAGGTGCTGCGGCAGGCGCGCCTCCTGTCGCCGGCGCCGGCGATTGTTCTCATCACCGGGTACAGCTCGTACGACACGGCGGTCGAGGCGCTGGACATCGGCGCGCACGATTACATCGAAAAACCGATCCGCGACGTGGAAGACTTGCGCTTTCGCATCCGGCGCGCCCTGTCCCGCCGCGACGAACAGCTGGCGCGGCCGCGCATCACTCGCTCGGGCGGCAACGCCGGGCGCATCTTGCTGGTCGAAGTGGAAGGCACGCGGCGGCAGCTGCTCGCCGATTACCTGGGCAAGACCTATCAGGTCACCGCCGCCAAGGACGGCGACGACGCGCTGGAGCTGATCAAGCACCAGCAGTACGATCTGGTGCTGTCCGATCGCCACCTGTCCGGATCGTCGGGCCTGCGGGTGATCGAACACGCGCAGCGTTTGCTGCCCCACTGTGCGTCCGTGCTGTACACGGCATACCCGTCCTATGAATCGGTGAAGGAAGCGTTCGCCACCGGCGTGGACGCCTACCTGGTCAGGCCGGGCGACGATCTGAAAAAATTGGGCGACAAAGTCGCGGAAGCTCTCGGCGGTCGCGGCGGAATACTGTTAGGGTGA